A DNA window from Enoplosus armatus isolate fEnoArm2 chromosome 9, fEnoArm2.hap1, whole genome shotgun sequence contains the following coding sequences:
- the LOC139290444 gene encoding FXYD domain-containing ion transport regulator 6-like — MDLVVLMAFSSWLAPALASAADEDKDYDSAFHYDYESLRIGGLVFAVVLFLMGIALIVSRKCTCSKSDKSRSRGPDVESGVAKA; from the exons ATGGATCTTGTTGTGTTGATGGCATTCAGCTCCTGGCTGGCTCCTGCACTCG ccTCGGCAGCAGATGAGGACAAAG ACTACGACAGTGCTTTTCATTATG ATTATGAATCTCTGAGAATCGGTGGCCTGGTTTTCGCAGTGGTGCTGTTCCTCATGGGCATTGCCCTCATCGTCA GTCGAAAATGCACCTGTTCGAAGAGTGATAAGTCAAG GTCCAGGGGCCCTGATGTGGAATCAGGTGTTGCAAAGg CTTAG